In Afipia sp. GAS231, a single window of DNA contains:
- a CDS encoding thiamine pyrophosphate-binding protein: MTQVAAKPAGAMALPTWPDEIYRVLKDAGVKQVAMVPDAGHSRLIRSFEADPETRVVTLTTEEEGVAMLAGAWLGGQRGVLLLQSSGVGNCINMLSLPTICHMPLLMIVTMRGDWGEFNPWQIPMGQGTRAALESVGVIVDKVDEPHLVASAVQGAAHLAFNTWKPVALLIGQRVLGAKNFKELARK, translated from the coding sequence ATGACGCAAGTTGCAGCAAAACCGGCAGGCGCGATGGCGTTGCCGACGTGGCCGGACGAGATCTACCGCGTCCTCAAGGACGCCGGGGTCAAGCAGGTGGCGATGGTGCCCGACGCCGGCCATAGCCGGCTGATCCGTTCGTTCGAGGCCGATCCGGAAACCCGCGTCGTGACGCTGACGACGGAGGAAGAGGGTGTGGCGATGCTGGCCGGTGCATGGCTCGGCGGCCAGCGCGGCGTGCTGCTGCTGCAGTCGAGCGGCGTCGGCAACTGCATCAACATGCTGTCGCTGCCCACCATCTGTCACATGCCGCTGCTGATGATCGTGACCATGCGCGGCGATTGGGGCGAGTTCAACCCGTGGCAGATCCCGATGGGGCAGGGCACGCGTGCGGCGCTGGAATCCGTCGGCGTGATCGTCGACAAGGTCGACGAGCCGCATCTGGTCGCCTCCGCCGTGCAGGGCGCGGCCCACCTTGCCTTCAACACCTGGAAGCCGGTCGCGCTTCTGATCGGACAGCGCGTGCTCGGCGCCAAGAACTTCAAGGAGCTGGCCCGCAAATGA
- a CDS encoding LysR substrate-binding domain-containing protein has product MDLKQLRTFRAVAELGSLSKAADRLRSAQPALSRHIKLLEHELRVELFVRNGRGMLLTSAGRMLLDRTTGLVRQIEQVRDDLQSAKGSPSGRVILGLVPTVSAVFAGRFARRVITEFPDISLRIVESYGGHLVEWLHRGEMDLAIIYGPAVDLHLQVQSIGREAIVVVGPPGSGLNKRKQVDLKWLVKQKLILPSISHGLRALLEKAVARQRLTLNAMIEADSYRAQISLMEEGLGYTLLPPSAIRAELATKRLEMAALVNPPVSRELILASPIADQPSIATTTIATLIMSEIEQLAKEGLWKIDMTG; this is encoded by the coding sequence ATGGACCTCAAACAATTGCGCACCTTCCGGGCCGTGGCCGAGCTCGGCAGCCTGAGCAAGGCCGCCGACCGGCTTCGCTCCGCGCAGCCGGCGCTGAGCCGGCATATCAAGCTGCTAGAGCACGAATTGCGCGTCGAGCTGTTCGTGCGCAACGGCCGCGGCATGCTGTTGACCAGCGCCGGCCGCATGCTGCTCGACCGCACCACCGGGCTGGTTCGCCAGATCGAGCAGGTCCGCGACGATCTGCAGTCGGCAAAGGGCAGTCCGTCGGGCCGCGTCATTCTCGGCCTGGTGCCGACCGTCAGCGCGGTGTTCGCCGGACGCTTCGCCCGCCGCGTGATCACCGAATTCCCTGACATCTCGCTGCGCATCGTCGAGAGCTATGGCGGACATCTGGTCGAATGGCTGCACCGCGGCGAGATGGATTTGGCGATCATCTACGGTCCCGCGGTCGATCTGCATCTCCAGGTCCAGTCGATCGGACGCGAGGCCATCGTCGTGGTGGGGCCGCCGGGATCGGGGCTGAACAAGCGGAAGCAGGTCGACCTGAAATGGCTGGTGAAGCAGAAGCTGATTCTGCCCAGTATTTCGCACGGCCTGCGGGCGCTGCTGGAGAAGGCCGTCGCCCGCCAGCGGCTGACGCTCAACGCCATGATCGAAGCCGATTCCTATCGCGCCCAGATCAGCCTGATGGAAGAGGGCCTCGGCTACACGCTGCTGCCGCCGTCGGCGATCCGCGCCGAACTGGCGACGAAGCGGCTGGAGATGGCGGCCCTCGTCAACCCGCCGGTCTCGCGCGAACTGATCCTGGCGTCGCCGATCGCCGATCAGCCCTCGATTGCGACGACCACCATCGCGACCCTCATCATGTCCGAGATCGAGCAGCTCGCCAAAGAAGGCCTCTGGAAGATCGACATGACGGGGTGA
- a CDS encoding thiamine pyrophosphate-dependent enzyme — MTNSQKNPNALLHRRDVVNELVRARGDLLVIAGLGAPNWDVSAAGDHVNNFPLWGAMGAASMIGLGLALAQPKRKVLVITGDGEMLMNLGSLATIAVEAPANLTVAVLDNERFGETGMQKTHTAAGVDLAAVATAVGIRTSRIVRTMAEVTELRDLAHEGRGTAFAQIKIAPEALVFVMPPADGVILTSRFRQSVLGDEALYN, encoded by the coding sequence ATGACCAATTCGCAGAAGAATCCGAATGCGCTGCTGCACCGCCGCGACGTCGTCAACGAACTGGTGCGGGCGCGCGGCGATCTGCTCGTGATCGCCGGCCTCGGCGCGCCGAACTGGGACGTCTCGGCCGCCGGCGACCACGTCAATAATTTTCCGCTCTGGGGCGCGATGGGTGCGGCTTCGATGATCGGGCTCGGGCTGGCGCTGGCGCAGCCGAAGCGAAAAGTGCTCGTCATCACCGGCGATGGCGAAATGCTGATGAACCTCGGCTCGCTCGCCACCATCGCCGTCGAAGCGCCGGCTAACCTTACCGTCGCGGTACTCGACAACGAACGTTTCGGCGAGACCGGGATGCAGAAGACCCACACCGCCGCCGGCGTCGATCTCGCGGCCGTCGCAACGGCAGTCGGAATCCGGACTTCGCGGATTGTCAGAACCATGGCCGAAGTCACCGAACTGCGCGACCTCGCCCATGAGGGGCGCGGCACGGCGTTCGCGCAGATCAAGATCGCGCCCGAAGCCCTGGTGTTCGTGATGCCGCCGGCCGATGGCGTCATTCTGACGTCGCGCTTCCGGCAATCGGTGCTGGGCGACGAGGCGCTCTATAACTGA